The following proteins are encoded in a genomic region of Anas acuta chromosome 28, bAnaAcu1.1, whole genome shotgun sequence:
- the TARS2 gene encoding threonine--tRNA ligase, mitochondrial — translation MPPALTGGRLLLGAAPRRYRPQVAERLRLFQQLQDARERRVGGDADGGSPPVGTPIRIALPGGRCLHGRALQTTPRQVAEQLGSGLAASVLVARVNGALRDLEQPLEDDTELELLDFAAPEGRAAFWQSSAFVLGAVLEQFYGATLCSTVATEDGFFCDAHMGDRTVQRSELPALEDACMAFARAQHRFERLEATREQLGELFKHNSFQLQRIQEEVTSPTATVYRCGPLLQLCRGPLLGHTGLIGALRVLTSSAAFWGDPTERRSLQRVAAVAFPSSQELEAWQRAQDAAALRDHRRIGREQELFFFHKLSPGSCFFLPRGAHIYNALVDFIRSEYQARGFCEVVTPNVFSPRLWELSGHWEHYSAHIFSFSAGAETLSLKPMNCPAHCLMFAHRPRSWRELPLRLADFGVLHRNEPPGSLTGLTRVRRFQQDDAHIFCTLEQLEAEIGGCLDFVRTVYATLGFSFRMALATRPDGFLGDAATWDRAEQQLERSLQDFGEPWELSPGDGAFYGPKIDIRIQDALGRHHQCGTIQLDFQMPERFGLEYASAAGGATRPVLIHRAVLGSVERMVAVLAESCGGKWPLWLSPLQAMVIPQAPDCEGYAREVHAALRRDGVAADLDADAGSTLSRKIRRAQLAHYNFQLVVGRREQERGTVSVRTRDNRRLGERRLPLLLQRLRELRAARVPNAEELF, via the exons ATGCCGCCGGCCCTCACCggggggcggctgctgctgggggcagcccctcGCCGCTACCGG ccccaggTCGCCGAGCGGCTGCGGCTCTTCCAGCAGCTCCAAGATGCCCGGGAGAGGAGGGTTGGGGGCGATGCCGACGGGGGGAGCCCCCCAGTGGGGACCCCCATCCGCATCGCCCTGCCCGGGGGGCGCTGCCTGCATGGCCGGGCCCTGCAGACCACCCCGCGGCAGGTGGCCGAGCAGTTGGG GTCAGGCCTGGCCGCCTCAGTGCTGGTGGCCCGGGTGAACGGGGCCCTGCGGGACCTGGAGCAGCCCCTGGAGGATGACACCGAGCTGGAGCTGCTCGACTTCGCCGCGCCGGAGGGGCGGGCG gcTTTCTGGCAGTCCAGCGCCTTCGTCCTGGGAGCGGTGCTGGAGCAATTCTACGGAGCCACCCTCTGCAGCACCGTGGCCACCGAGGATGGCTTCTTCTGTGACGCCCACATGGGGGACAG GACGGTGCAGCGCAGCGAGCTGCCGGCGCTGGAGGACGCCTGCATGGCTTTTGCCCGTGCCCAGCATCGCTTCGAGCGCCTGGAGGCCACCCGCgagcagctgggggagctcTTCAAG cacaacAGCTTCCAGCTGCAGCGCATCCAGGAGGAGGTGACGTCCCCCACGGCCACCGTCTATCG GTGCGgccccctgctgcagctctgccgcGGCCCCCTCCTGGGGCACACGGGGCTGATCGGGGCCCTCCGTGTCCTGACG AGCTCGGCTGCTTTTTGGGGGGACCCCACGGAGCGCCGCTCGCTGCAGCGCGTCGCCGCCGTcgccttccccagcagccaggagctggaggcctGGCAGCGGGCGCAGGACGCGGCCGCTCTCCGCGACCACCGCCGCATCGGCCGG gagcaggagctcttCTTCTTCCACAAGCTCAGCCCCGGCAGCTGCTTCTTCCTGCCCCGCGGCGCCCACATCTACAACGCCCTCGTCGACTTCATCAGG AGCGAGTACCAAGCCAGGGGCTTCTGCGAGGTGGTGACCCCCAACGTCTTCAGCCCGCGCCTCTGGGAGCTGTCGGGGCACTGGGAGCATTACAGCGCCCACATCTTCTCCTTCAGCGCCGGCGCCGAGACCCTTTCCCTCAAACCCATGAACTGCCCGGCCCACTG CCTGATGTTCGCCCACCGGCCCCGCTCGTGGCGGGAGCTGCCGCTGCGCTTGGCCGATTTCGGGGTCCTGCACCGCAACGAGCCCCCCGGCTCCCTGACGGGGCTGACGCGGGTGCGGCGCTTCCAGCAGGACGACGCGCACATCTTCTGCACCCTGGAGCAG CTGGAGGCCGAAATCGGCGGCTGCCTGGACTTCGTGCGGACGGTCTACGCCACGCTGGGCTTCTCCTTCCGCATGGCGCTGGCCACGCGCCCCGACGGCTTCCTGGGGGACGCCGCGACCTGGGACCGCGCCGAGCAG CAGTTGGAGCGGAGCCTCCAGGATTTTGGGGAGCCCTGGGAGCTGAGTCCGGGTGACGGCGCCTTTTACGGCCCCAAG ATCGATATCCGGATCCAGGATGCGCTGGGGCGGCATCACCAGTGCGGCACCATCCAGCTGGATTTCCAGATGCCCGAGAGGTTTGGGCTGGAGTACGCCAG TGCCGCCGGGGGGGCCACGAGGCCGGTGCTGATCCACCGCGCGGTGCTGGGCTCGGTCGAGCGCATGGTGGCCGTGCTGGCAGAGAGCTGCGGGGGCAAATG GCCGCTGTGGCTCTCCCCGCTGCAGGCCATGGTGATCCCACAAGCGCCCGACTGCGAGGGCTACGCCCGCGAG GTCCATGCGGCGCTGCGTCGGGACGGCGTGGCGGCCGACCTGGACGCCGACGCGGGCTCCACGTTGAGCAGGAAGATCCGCAGGGCACAGCTCGCCCATTACAACTTCCAGCTGG TGGTGGGCCGGCGGGAGCAGGAGCGCGGCACCGTCAGCGTCCGCACGCGGGACAACCGGCGGCTGGGGGAGCGccgcctgcccctgctgctgcagcgccTGCGGGAGCTGCGGGCCGCCCGCGTCCCCAACGCCGAGGAGCTCTTCTga
- the ECM1 gene encoding LOW QUALITY PROTEIN: extracellular matrix protein 1 (The sequence of the model RefSeq protein was modified relative to this genomic sequence to represent the inferred CDS: deleted 1 base in 1 codon), producing the protein MAAFGLLLLLLLGTAAALKPRHPVAQEQLIPQHPYDIQQVMQEEQDLELPPEVVSAAKNPPRPRAPSSQDSIDAIGASSWGSTLEGFPPAWPLPDALDRHCRAPALFPRAPRPSLPPAAFAHLRRQVEALDAFWPRLDGCCRRPAPLPCARRAWTDVLDSFCDDEFGVKTRQFHCCRRHGAARRRCFTDATAAATAATHVTQVTEVTVWDVAHEPSFPPGEPTAANMDNICRLRGLRPGPRGLPGPRARFHTRLERDFGRCCDNGTGLACARAAWQKGLDRYCREEGAVKTGQHRCCQRGGGRARSRCFAAAAPHPAYDRELHNVSLARLGPAMLRTLCGPIRLLSKRRPVPELLEAVTSSCCALPPEEQSPCAEEQLSQSIDELCGSWRDPRGCCSRGGPERHRCFAERYLGGVPLAAAVPPPAPDHLQ; encoded by the exons ATGGCCGCCttcggcctcctcctcctcctcctcctcggcacCGCCG CGGCCCTGAAGCCCCGCCACCCCGTGGCGCAGGAGCAGCTGATCCCACAGCATCCCTATGACATCCAGCAGG tgatgcaggaggagcaggaccTCGAGCTGCCCCCTGAGGTGGTGTCGGCGGCCAAAAACCCCCCCAGACCCCGGGCGCCATCGTCCCAGGATTCCATCGACGCCATCGGGGCCTCGTCGTGGGGCAGCACCTTGGAGGGTTTCCCCCCCGCTTGGCCCCTTCCCGACGCCTTGGACCGGCACTGCCGCGCCCCCGCTCTGttcccccgagccccccggccctCGTTGCCCCCCGCCGCCTTCGCCCACCTCCGCCGCCAGGTGGAAGCCCTCGACGCCTTCTGGCCTCGCCTCGAcggctgctgccgccgcccggccccgctgccctgcGCCCGCCGCGCC TGGACCGATGTCCTGGACAGCTTCTGCGATGACGAATTTGGGGTGAAAACGCGCCAATTCCACTGCTGCCGCCGGCATGGGGCCGCGCGGCGCCGCTGCTTCACCGacgccaccgccgccgccaccgccgccacccACGTCACCCAAGTGACCGAGGTGACCGTGTGGGACGTGGCCCACGAGCCTTCCTTCCCCCCCGGCGAGCCCACGGCCGCCAACATGGACAACATCTGCCgcctgcgggggctgcggcCCGGCCCCCGCGGCCTCCCCGGGCCCCGCGCCCGCTTCCACACCCGCCTGGAGCGCGACTTCGGCCGCTGCTGCGACAACGGCACCGGGCTCGCCTGCGCCCGTGCAGCT TGGCAGAAGGGCCTGGATCGCTACTGCCGGGAGGAAGGGGCGGTGAAGACGGGGCAGCACCGCTGCTgccagcgg ggggggggccgtgcccGCAGCCGCTGcttcgccgccgccgccccccacCCTGCCTACGACCGCGAGCTGCACAACGTCAGCCTGGCCCGGCTGGGCCCCGCCATGCTCCGAACCCTCTGCGGCCCCATCAGGCTGCTCAGCAAgag ACGGCCGGTACcggagctgctggaggccgtcacctcctcctgctgcgcGTTGCCCCCCGAGGAGCAAAGCCCCTGCGCGGAGGAACAG CTGTCCCAAAGCATCGACGAGCTCTGCGGCTCCTGGCGGGacccccggggctgctgctcgcGGGGGGGCCCCGAACGGCACCGCTGCTTCGCCGAGCGTtacctggggggggtccccttGGCTgccgccgtgccccccccggcccccgacCACCTCCAGTAG